A single region of the Eulemur rufifrons isolate Redbay chromosome 8, OSU_ERuf_1, whole genome shotgun sequence genome encodes:
- the RBM15 gene encoding RNA-binding protein 15 isoform X1, which yields MRSAGRDPLPRRSPRWRRAVPLCETSAGRRVNQLRGDDLLRPATMKGKERSPVKAKRSRGGEDSISRGERSKKLGGSGGSNGSSSGKTDSGGGSRRSLHLDKSSSRGGSREYDTGGGSSSSRLHSYSSPSTKNSSGGGESRSSSRGGGGESRSSGAASSAPGGGDGGEYKTLKISELGSQLSDEAVEDGLFHEFKRFGDVSVKISHLSGSGSGDERVAFVNFRRPEDARAAKHARGRLVLYDRPLKIEAVYVSRRRSRSPLDKDTYPPSTSVVGASVGGHRHPPGGGGGQRSLSPGGAALGYRDYRLQQLALGRLPPPPPPPLPRELERERDYPFYERVCPAYSLEPRVGAGAGAAPFREVDEISPEDDQRANRTLFLGNLDITVTESDLRRAFDRFGVITEVDIKRPTRGQTSTYGFLKFENLDMSHRAKLAMSGKIIIRNPIKIGYGKATPTTRLWVGGLGPWVPLAALAREFDRFGTIRTIDYRKGDSWAYIQYESLDAAHAAWTHMRGFPLGGPDRRLRVDFADTEHRYQQQYLQPLPLTHYELVTDAFGHRAPDPLRGARDRTPPLLYRDRDRDLYPDSDWVPPPPPVRERSTRTAATAVPAYEPLDSLDRRRDGWSLDRDRGDRDLPSSRDQPRKRRLPEEGGGRHLDRSPESDRPRKRHCAPSPDRSPELSSSRDRYNSDNDRSSRLLLLERPSPIRDRRGSLEKSQGDKRDRKNSASAERDRKHRTTAPTEGKSPLKKEDRSDGSAPSTSTASSKLKSPSQKQDGGTAPAATASPKLCLAWQGMLLLKNSNFPSNMHLLQGDLQVASSLLVEGSTGGKVAQLKITQRLRLDQPKLDEVTRRIKVAGPNGYAILLAVPGSSDSRSSSSSVTSDTATSTQRPLRNLVSYLKQKQAAGVISLPVGGNKDKENTGVLHAFPPCEFSQQFLDSPAKALAKSEEDYLVMIIVRGAKTGEQRMKIWNAKL from the coding sequence ATGAGGAGTGCGGGGCGGGATCCTTTGCCGCGGCGGAGTCCAAGATGGCGGCGTGCGGTTCCGCTGTGTGAAACGAGCGCGGGGCGGCGGGTTAATCAGCTCCGCGGAGACGACCTCCTACGACCCGCAACAATGAAGGGAAAAGAGCGCTCGCCAGTGAAGGCCAAACGTTCCCGTGGTGGTGAGGACTCTATTTCCCGCGGGGAGCGGAGCAAGAAGTTAGGGGGCTCTGGTGGCAGCAATGGGAGCAGCAGCGGAAAGACCGACAGCGGCGGCGGGTCGCGGCGGAGTCTACATCTGGACAAGTCCAGCAGCCGAGGTGGCAGCCGCGAGTATGACACTGGTGGGGGCAGCTCCAGTAGCCGCTTGCATAGTTACAGCTCCCCAAGCACCAAAAATTCCTCGGGCGGGGGCGAGTCGCGCAGCAGCTCCCGGGGTGGAGGCGGGGAGTCACGTTCCTCAGGGGCCGCCTCCTCAGCTCCAGGCGGCGGGGATGGCGGGGAATACAAGACCCTGAAGATAAGCGAGTTGGGTTCCCAGCTAAGTGACGAGGCGGTGGAGGACGGACTGTTTCACGAGTTCAAACGCTTCGGTGATGTGAGTGTCAAAATAAGCCATCTCTCGGGTTCTGGCAGCGGGGATGAGCGGGTAGCTTTTGTGAACTTCCGGCGGCCAGAGGACGCGCGGGCGGCCAAGCATGCCAGAGGCCGCCTGGTGCTCTATGACCGGCCTCTGAAGATAGAAGCTGTGTATGTGAGCCGGCGTCGCAGCCGCTCCCCTTTAGACAAAGATACTTATCCTCCGTCAACCAGCGTGGTCGGTGCCTCAGTAGGCGGTCACCGGCACCCTCCTGGGGGTGGCGGAGGCCAGAGATCACTTTCCCCTGGTGGCGCTGCCTTGGGATACAGAGACTACCGGTTGCAGCAGTTGGCTCTTGGCcgcctgccccctcctcctccgccACCATTGCCCCGAGAGCTAGAGAGAGAACGAGACTATCCGTTCTATGAGAGAGTGTGCCCAGCGTACAGTCTTGAGCCAAGGGTGGGAGCTGGGGCCGGTGCTGCTCCTTTTAGAGAAGTGGATGAGATTTCACCCGAAGATGATCAGCGAGCTAACCGGACGCTTTTCTTGGGCAACCTAGACATCACTGTGACAGAGAGCGATCTAAGAAGGGCTTTTGATCGCTTTGGAGTCATCACAGAAGTAGACATCAAGAGGCCTACTCGCGGCCAGACTAGTACTTATGGCTttctcaagtttgagaacctAGATATGTCTCACCGGGCCAAACTAGCCATGTCTGGCAAAATTATAATTCGGAATCCTATCAAAATTGGCTATGGTAAAGCTACACCCACCACCCGCCTCTGGGTAGGTGGCCTAGGACCTTGGGTGCCTCTTGCTGCCCTGGCACGAGAGTTTGACCGATTTGGCACCATACGCACCATCGACTACCGAAAAGGTGATAGCTGGGCATATATCCAGTATGAAAGCCTGGATGCAGCTCATGCTGCCTGGACCCATATGAGGGGCTTCCCACTTGGTGGTCCAGATCGACGCCTTAGAGTAGATTTTGCAGATACAGAACATCGTTACCAGCAGCAATACCTGCAGCCTCTGCCTTTGACTCATTATGAACTGGTGACAGATGCTTTCGGACATCGGGCACCAGACCCTTTGAGGGGTGCGCGGGATAGGACACCACCTTTACTATACAGAGATCGTGATAGGGACCTTTATCCTGACTCTGATTGGgtgccgcccccacccccagtccgaGAACGCAGCACTCGGACTGCAGCTACTGCTGTGCCTGCTTATGAGCCACTGGATAGCCTGGATCGCAGGAGGGATGGCTGGTCCTTGGACCGGGACAGAGGTGACCGAGATCTTCCCAGCAGCAGAGACCAGCCTAGGAAGCGAAGGCTGCCTGAGGAGGGTGGAGGACGGCATCTGGATAGGTCCCCTGAAAGCGACCGCCCACGAAAACGTCACTGTGCTCCTTCTCCTGACCGCAGTCCAGAATTGAGCAGTAGCAGGGATCGTTACAACAGCGACAACGATCGATCTTCGCGTCTTCTTCTCTTGGAAAGGCCCTCTCCAATCAGAGACCGGCGAGGTAGTTTGGAGAAGAGCCAGGGTGACAAGCGAGACCGTAAAAACTCTGCATCAGCTGAACGGGATAGGAAGCACAGGACAACTGCTCCCACTGAGGGAAAAAGCCCTCTGAAGAAAGAAGACCGATCTGATGGGAGTGCACCTAGCACCAGCACTGCTTCATCTAAACTGAAGTCCCCTTCCCAGAAGCAGGATGGGGGAACAGCCCCAGCAGCAACAGCCTCTCCCAAACTCTGTTTGGCCTGGCAAGGCATGCTTCTACTGAAGAACAGCAACTTTCCTTCTAATATGCATCTGTTGCAGGGTGACCTCCAAGTGGCTAGTAGTCTTCTTGTAGAGGGTTCAACTGGAGGCAAAGTGGCCCAGCTCAAGATCACTCAGCGTCTTCGTTTGGACCAGCCCAAGTTGGATGAAGTAACTCGACGCATCAAAGTGGCAGGGCCCAATGGTTATGCCATTCTTCTAGCTGTGCCTGGAAGTTCTGACAGCCGGTCCTCCTCTTCCTCGGTTACATCAGACACTGCCACCTCTACTCAGAGGCCGCTTAGGAACCTTGTGTCCTATTTAAAGCAAAAGCAGGCAGCCGGCGTGATCAGCCTCCCTGTGGGGGGCAACAAAGACAAGGAAAACACCGGTGTCCTTCATGCCTTCCCACCTTGTGAGTTCTCCCAGCAGTTCCTGGATTCCCCTGCCAAGGCACTGGCCAAATCTGAAGAAGATTACCTGGTCATGATCATTGTCCGTGGTGC
- the RBM15 gene encoding RNA-binding protein 15 isoform X2, with amino-acid sequence MRSAGRDPLPRRSPRWRRAVPLCETSAGRRVNQLRGDDLLRPATMKGKERSPVKAKRSRGGEDSISRGERSKKLGGSGGSNGSSSGKTDSGGGSRRSLHLDKSSSRGGSREYDTGGGSSSSRLHSYSSPSTKNSSGGGESRSSSRGGGGESRSSGAASSAPGGGDGGEYKTLKISELGSQLSDEAVEDGLFHEFKRFGDVSVKISHLSGSGSGDERVAFVNFRRPEDARAAKHARGRLVLYDRPLKIEAVYVSRRRSRSPLDKDTYPPSTSVVGASVGGHRHPPGGGGGQRSLSPGGAALGYRDYRLQQLALGRLPPPPPPPLPRELERERDYPFYERVCPAYSLEPRVGAGAGAAPFREVDEISPEDDQRANRTLFLGNLDITVTESDLRRAFDRFGVITEVDIKRPTRGQTSTYGFLKFENLDMSHRAKLAMSGKIIIRNPIKIGYGKATPTTRLWVGGLGPWVPLAALAREFDRFGTIRTIDYRKGDSWAYIQYESLDAAHAAWTHMRGFPLGGPDRRLRVDFADTEHRYQQQYLQPLPLTHYELVTDAFGHRAPDPLRGARDRTPPLLYRDRDRDLYPDSDWVPPPPPVRERSTRTAATAVPAYEPLDSLDRRRDGWSLDRDRGDRDLPSSRDQPRKRRLPEEGGGRHLDRSPESDRPRKRHCAPSPDRSPELSSSRDRYNSDNDRSSRLLLLERPSPIRDRRGSLEKSQGDKRDRKNSASAERDRKHRTTAPTEGKSPLKKEDRSDGSAPSTSTASSKLKSPSQKQDGGTAPAATASPKLCLAWQGMLLLKNSNFPSNMHLLQGDLQVASSLLVEGSTGGKVAQLKITQRLRLDQPKLDEVTRRIKVAGPNGYAILLAVPGSSDSRSSSSSVTSDTATSTQRPLRNLVSYLKQKQAAGVISLPVGGNKDKENTGVLHAFPPCEFSQQFLDSPAKALAKSEEDYLVMIIVRVFGFEIGVRYENKKR; translated from the coding sequence ATGAGGAGTGCGGGGCGGGATCCTTTGCCGCGGCGGAGTCCAAGATGGCGGCGTGCGGTTCCGCTGTGTGAAACGAGCGCGGGGCGGCGGGTTAATCAGCTCCGCGGAGACGACCTCCTACGACCCGCAACAATGAAGGGAAAAGAGCGCTCGCCAGTGAAGGCCAAACGTTCCCGTGGTGGTGAGGACTCTATTTCCCGCGGGGAGCGGAGCAAGAAGTTAGGGGGCTCTGGTGGCAGCAATGGGAGCAGCAGCGGAAAGACCGACAGCGGCGGCGGGTCGCGGCGGAGTCTACATCTGGACAAGTCCAGCAGCCGAGGTGGCAGCCGCGAGTATGACACTGGTGGGGGCAGCTCCAGTAGCCGCTTGCATAGTTACAGCTCCCCAAGCACCAAAAATTCCTCGGGCGGGGGCGAGTCGCGCAGCAGCTCCCGGGGTGGAGGCGGGGAGTCACGTTCCTCAGGGGCCGCCTCCTCAGCTCCAGGCGGCGGGGATGGCGGGGAATACAAGACCCTGAAGATAAGCGAGTTGGGTTCCCAGCTAAGTGACGAGGCGGTGGAGGACGGACTGTTTCACGAGTTCAAACGCTTCGGTGATGTGAGTGTCAAAATAAGCCATCTCTCGGGTTCTGGCAGCGGGGATGAGCGGGTAGCTTTTGTGAACTTCCGGCGGCCAGAGGACGCGCGGGCGGCCAAGCATGCCAGAGGCCGCCTGGTGCTCTATGACCGGCCTCTGAAGATAGAAGCTGTGTATGTGAGCCGGCGTCGCAGCCGCTCCCCTTTAGACAAAGATACTTATCCTCCGTCAACCAGCGTGGTCGGTGCCTCAGTAGGCGGTCACCGGCACCCTCCTGGGGGTGGCGGAGGCCAGAGATCACTTTCCCCTGGTGGCGCTGCCTTGGGATACAGAGACTACCGGTTGCAGCAGTTGGCTCTTGGCcgcctgccccctcctcctccgccACCATTGCCCCGAGAGCTAGAGAGAGAACGAGACTATCCGTTCTATGAGAGAGTGTGCCCAGCGTACAGTCTTGAGCCAAGGGTGGGAGCTGGGGCCGGTGCTGCTCCTTTTAGAGAAGTGGATGAGATTTCACCCGAAGATGATCAGCGAGCTAACCGGACGCTTTTCTTGGGCAACCTAGACATCACTGTGACAGAGAGCGATCTAAGAAGGGCTTTTGATCGCTTTGGAGTCATCACAGAAGTAGACATCAAGAGGCCTACTCGCGGCCAGACTAGTACTTATGGCTttctcaagtttgagaacctAGATATGTCTCACCGGGCCAAACTAGCCATGTCTGGCAAAATTATAATTCGGAATCCTATCAAAATTGGCTATGGTAAAGCTACACCCACCACCCGCCTCTGGGTAGGTGGCCTAGGACCTTGGGTGCCTCTTGCTGCCCTGGCACGAGAGTTTGACCGATTTGGCACCATACGCACCATCGACTACCGAAAAGGTGATAGCTGGGCATATATCCAGTATGAAAGCCTGGATGCAGCTCATGCTGCCTGGACCCATATGAGGGGCTTCCCACTTGGTGGTCCAGATCGACGCCTTAGAGTAGATTTTGCAGATACAGAACATCGTTACCAGCAGCAATACCTGCAGCCTCTGCCTTTGACTCATTATGAACTGGTGACAGATGCTTTCGGACATCGGGCACCAGACCCTTTGAGGGGTGCGCGGGATAGGACACCACCTTTACTATACAGAGATCGTGATAGGGACCTTTATCCTGACTCTGATTGGgtgccgcccccacccccagtccgaGAACGCAGCACTCGGACTGCAGCTACTGCTGTGCCTGCTTATGAGCCACTGGATAGCCTGGATCGCAGGAGGGATGGCTGGTCCTTGGACCGGGACAGAGGTGACCGAGATCTTCCCAGCAGCAGAGACCAGCCTAGGAAGCGAAGGCTGCCTGAGGAGGGTGGAGGACGGCATCTGGATAGGTCCCCTGAAAGCGACCGCCCACGAAAACGTCACTGTGCTCCTTCTCCTGACCGCAGTCCAGAATTGAGCAGTAGCAGGGATCGTTACAACAGCGACAACGATCGATCTTCGCGTCTTCTTCTCTTGGAAAGGCCCTCTCCAATCAGAGACCGGCGAGGTAGTTTGGAGAAGAGCCAGGGTGACAAGCGAGACCGTAAAAACTCTGCATCAGCTGAACGGGATAGGAAGCACAGGACAACTGCTCCCACTGAGGGAAAAAGCCCTCTGAAGAAAGAAGACCGATCTGATGGGAGTGCACCTAGCACCAGCACTGCTTCATCTAAACTGAAGTCCCCTTCCCAGAAGCAGGATGGGGGAACAGCCCCAGCAGCAACAGCCTCTCCCAAACTCTGTTTGGCCTGGCAAGGCATGCTTCTACTGAAGAACAGCAACTTTCCTTCTAATATGCATCTGTTGCAGGGTGACCTCCAAGTGGCTAGTAGTCTTCTTGTAGAGGGTTCAACTGGAGGCAAAGTGGCCCAGCTCAAGATCACTCAGCGTCTTCGTTTGGACCAGCCCAAGTTGGATGAAGTAACTCGACGCATCAAAGTGGCAGGGCCCAATGGTTATGCCATTCTTCTAGCTGTGCCTGGAAGTTCTGACAGCCGGTCCTCCTCTTCCTCGGTTACATCAGACACTGCCACCTCTACTCAGAGGCCGCTTAGGAACCTTGTGTCCTATTTAAAGCAAAAGCAGGCAGCCGGCGTGATCAGCCTCCCTGTGGGGGGCAACAAAGACAAGGAAAACACCGGTGTCCTTCATGCCTTCCCACCTTGTGAGTTCTCCCAGCAGTTCCTGGATTCCCCTGCCAAGGCACTGGCCAAATCTGAAGAAGATTACCTGGTCATGATCATTGTCCGTG
- the RBM15 gene encoding RNA-binding protein 15 isoform X3, with protein sequence MRSAGRDPLPRRSPRWRRAVPLCETSAGRRVNQLRGDDLLRPATMKGKERSPVKAKRSRGGEDSISRGERSKKLGGSGGSNGSSSGKTDSGGGSRRSLHLDKSSSRGGSREYDTGGGSSSSRLHSYSSPSTKNSSGGGESRSSSRGGGGESRSSGAASSAPGGGDGGEYKTLKISELGSQLSDEAVEDGLFHEFKRFGDVSVKISHLSGSGSGDERVAFVNFRRPEDARAAKHARGRLVLYDRPLKIEAVYVSRRRSRSPLDKDTYPPSTSVVGASVGGHRHPPGGGGGQRSLSPGGAALGYRDYRLQQLALGRLPPPPPPPLPRELERERDYPFYERVCPAYSLEPRVGAGAGAAPFREVDEISPEDDQRANRTLFLGNLDITVTESDLRRAFDRFGVITEVDIKRPTRGQTSTYGFLKFENLDMSHRAKLAMSGKIIIRNPIKIGYGKATPTTRLWVGGLGPWVPLAALAREFDRFGTIRTIDYRKGDSWAYIQYESLDAAHAAWTHMRGFPLGGPDRRLRVDFADTEHRYQQQYLQPLPLTHYELVTDAFGHRAPDPLRGARDRTPPLLYRDRDRDLYPDSDWVPPPPPVRERSTRTAATAVPAYEPLDSLDRRRDGWSLDRDRGDRDLPSSRDQPRKRRLPEEGGGRHLDRSPESDRPRKRHCAPSPDRSPELSSSRDRYNSDNDRSSRLLLLERPSPIRDRRGSLEKSQGDKRDRKNSASAERDRKHRTTAPTEGKSPLKKEDRSDGSAPSTSTASSKLKSPSQKQDGGTAPAATASPKLCLAWQGMLLLKNSNFPSNMHLLQGDLQVASSLLVEGSTGGKVAQLKITQRLRLDQPKLDEVTRRIKVAGPNGYAILLAVPGSSDSRSSSSSVTSDTATSTQRPLRNLVSYLKQKQAAGVISLPVGGNKDKENTGVLHAFPPCEFSQQFLDSPAKALAKSEEDYLVMIIVRAKLVNSG encoded by the coding sequence ATGAGGAGTGCGGGGCGGGATCCTTTGCCGCGGCGGAGTCCAAGATGGCGGCGTGCGGTTCCGCTGTGTGAAACGAGCGCGGGGCGGCGGGTTAATCAGCTCCGCGGAGACGACCTCCTACGACCCGCAACAATGAAGGGAAAAGAGCGCTCGCCAGTGAAGGCCAAACGTTCCCGTGGTGGTGAGGACTCTATTTCCCGCGGGGAGCGGAGCAAGAAGTTAGGGGGCTCTGGTGGCAGCAATGGGAGCAGCAGCGGAAAGACCGACAGCGGCGGCGGGTCGCGGCGGAGTCTACATCTGGACAAGTCCAGCAGCCGAGGTGGCAGCCGCGAGTATGACACTGGTGGGGGCAGCTCCAGTAGCCGCTTGCATAGTTACAGCTCCCCAAGCACCAAAAATTCCTCGGGCGGGGGCGAGTCGCGCAGCAGCTCCCGGGGTGGAGGCGGGGAGTCACGTTCCTCAGGGGCCGCCTCCTCAGCTCCAGGCGGCGGGGATGGCGGGGAATACAAGACCCTGAAGATAAGCGAGTTGGGTTCCCAGCTAAGTGACGAGGCGGTGGAGGACGGACTGTTTCACGAGTTCAAACGCTTCGGTGATGTGAGTGTCAAAATAAGCCATCTCTCGGGTTCTGGCAGCGGGGATGAGCGGGTAGCTTTTGTGAACTTCCGGCGGCCAGAGGACGCGCGGGCGGCCAAGCATGCCAGAGGCCGCCTGGTGCTCTATGACCGGCCTCTGAAGATAGAAGCTGTGTATGTGAGCCGGCGTCGCAGCCGCTCCCCTTTAGACAAAGATACTTATCCTCCGTCAACCAGCGTGGTCGGTGCCTCAGTAGGCGGTCACCGGCACCCTCCTGGGGGTGGCGGAGGCCAGAGATCACTTTCCCCTGGTGGCGCTGCCTTGGGATACAGAGACTACCGGTTGCAGCAGTTGGCTCTTGGCcgcctgccccctcctcctccgccACCATTGCCCCGAGAGCTAGAGAGAGAACGAGACTATCCGTTCTATGAGAGAGTGTGCCCAGCGTACAGTCTTGAGCCAAGGGTGGGAGCTGGGGCCGGTGCTGCTCCTTTTAGAGAAGTGGATGAGATTTCACCCGAAGATGATCAGCGAGCTAACCGGACGCTTTTCTTGGGCAACCTAGACATCACTGTGACAGAGAGCGATCTAAGAAGGGCTTTTGATCGCTTTGGAGTCATCACAGAAGTAGACATCAAGAGGCCTACTCGCGGCCAGACTAGTACTTATGGCTttctcaagtttgagaacctAGATATGTCTCACCGGGCCAAACTAGCCATGTCTGGCAAAATTATAATTCGGAATCCTATCAAAATTGGCTATGGTAAAGCTACACCCACCACCCGCCTCTGGGTAGGTGGCCTAGGACCTTGGGTGCCTCTTGCTGCCCTGGCACGAGAGTTTGACCGATTTGGCACCATACGCACCATCGACTACCGAAAAGGTGATAGCTGGGCATATATCCAGTATGAAAGCCTGGATGCAGCTCATGCTGCCTGGACCCATATGAGGGGCTTCCCACTTGGTGGTCCAGATCGACGCCTTAGAGTAGATTTTGCAGATACAGAACATCGTTACCAGCAGCAATACCTGCAGCCTCTGCCTTTGACTCATTATGAACTGGTGACAGATGCTTTCGGACATCGGGCACCAGACCCTTTGAGGGGTGCGCGGGATAGGACACCACCTTTACTATACAGAGATCGTGATAGGGACCTTTATCCTGACTCTGATTGGgtgccgcccccacccccagtccgaGAACGCAGCACTCGGACTGCAGCTACTGCTGTGCCTGCTTATGAGCCACTGGATAGCCTGGATCGCAGGAGGGATGGCTGGTCCTTGGACCGGGACAGAGGTGACCGAGATCTTCCCAGCAGCAGAGACCAGCCTAGGAAGCGAAGGCTGCCTGAGGAGGGTGGAGGACGGCATCTGGATAGGTCCCCTGAAAGCGACCGCCCACGAAAACGTCACTGTGCTCCTTCTCCTGACCGCAGTCCAGAATTGAGCAGTAGCAGGGATCGTTACAACAGCGACAACGATCGATCTTCGCGTCTTCTTCTCTTGGAAAGGCCCTCTCCAATCAGAGACCGGCGAGGTAGTTTGGAGAAGAGCCAGGGTGACAAGCGAGACCGTAAAAACTCTGCATCAGCTGAACGGGATAGGAAGCACAGGACAACTGCTCCCACTGAGGGAAAAAGCCCTCTGAAGAAAGAAGACCGATCTGATGGGAGTGCACCTAGCACCAGCACTGCTTCATCTAAACTGAAGTCCCCTTCCCAGAAGCAGGATGGGGGAACAGCCCCAGCAGCAACAGCCTCTCCCAAACTCTGTTTGGCCTGGCAAGGCATGCTTCTACTGAAGAACAGCAACTTTCCTTCTAATATGCATCTGTTGCAGGGTGACCTCCAAGTGGCTAGTAGTCTTCTTGTAGAGGGTTCAACTGGAGGCAAAGTGGCCCAGCTCAAGATCACTCAGCGTCTTCGTTTGGACCAGCCCAAGTTGGATGAAGTAACTCGACGCATCAAAGTGGCAGGGCCCAATGGTTATGCCATTCTTCTAGCTGTGCCTGGAAGTTCTGACAGCCGGTCCTCCTCTTCCTCGGTTACATCAGACACTGCCACCTCTACTCAGAGGCCGCTTAGGAACCTTGTGTCCTATTTAAAGCAAAAGCAGGCAGCCGGCGTGATCAGCCTCCCTGTGGGGGGCAACAAAGACAAGGAAAACACCGGTGTCCTTCATGCCTTCCCACCTTGTGAGTTCTCCCAGCAGTTCCTGGATTCCCCTGCCAAGGCACTGGCCAAATCTGAAGAAGATTACCTGGTCATGATCATTGTCCGTG